In one window of Zingiber officinale cultivar Zhangliang chromosome 11A, Zo_v1.1, whole genome shotgun sequence DNA:
- the LOC122031794 gene encoding uncharacterized protein LOC122031794 isoform X1 gives MAAPATPLPSSKGVESQNPNCSSNSPSMFLSPSPLRLWRPATQRNVRNQWLKLFSSKIQWASAMSEGRSHATSLVNAYLNHRYMSSVNLGAANDMPEIREKACQKLAHKQETYGNYLLSSYKNMVLTVAELVKSAHSFRCFLKGPVAGPLSQFGDSPEHENDSGDGGGVPVFTLFSISQFENLAWELVEMFVSELSLKRFLVVEFLSLRCEGAGRGNKIQWSDELYIGEFDELKISGLCTENNIPPLFPQLRGQLSWSPLDTKEYHLMSSDVLQVYLMAWISDVNINVHRIKEIFSIIEEEAPIKFS, from the exons ATGGCAGCTCCTGCCACTCCGCTTCCCTCTTCAAAGGGTGTTGAGTCTCAAAATCCTAATTGTAGTAGCAACTCTCCTTCAATGTTCTTATCACCCTCACCATTACGCTTATGGAGGCCAGCGACTCAAAGGAATGTGAGGAATCAATGGTTGAAATTGTTCTCAAGCAAGATTCAGTGGGCCAGCGCCATGTCAGAGGGGAGATCACATGCTACCTCACTTGTAAATGCATATCTCAATCACAG ATACATGTCGTCAGTGAACTTGGGTGCTGCGAATGACATGCCGGAAATTCGAGAGAAGGCATGCCAAAAATTGGCTCATAAGCAG GAAACATATGGAAACTATCTTCTCTCATCGTACAAGAATATG GTACTCACAGTTGCTGAATTGGTTAAGTCCGCACACTCTTTCCGATGTTTCCTTAAAGGACCAGTTGCTGGCCCTCTGTCGCAATTTGGTGATAGTCCTGAACATGAGAATGATAGTGGAGATGGTGGTGGAGTACCAGTTTTTACATTGTTTTCAATCTCACAATTTG AAAATCTTGCATGGGAGCTAGTTGAGATGTTTGTATCAGAGTTAAGCTTGAAG CGGTTCCTGGTGGTTGAGTTTCTCTCACTTAGATGTGAAGGTGCAGGACGGGGTAATAAGATACAGTGGTCAGATGAACTATATATTGGAGAATTTGATGAACTAAAGATTAGTGGTCTATGCACTGAAAATAATATCCCACCTCTGTTTCCACAATTAAGAGGTCAACTATCTTGGAGTCCCTTAGACACAAAGGAATATCATCTTATGAGCAGTGATGTTTTGCAG GTGTACTTGATGGCCTGGATTTCCGATGTAAATATTAATGTACATAG GATAAAGGAAATATTCAGTATCATTGAAGAAGAAGCACCGATCAAATTTTCTTGA
- the LOC122031794 gene encoding uncharacterized protein LOC122031794 isoform X4, translating to MHISITVFFRYMSSVNLGAANDMPEIREKACQKLAHKQETYGNYLLSSYKNMVLTVAELVKSAHSFRCFLKGPVAGPLSQFGDSPEHENDSGDGGGVPVFTLFSISQFENLAWELVEMFVSELSLKRFLVVEFLSLRCEGAGRGNKIQWSDELYIGEFDELKISGLCTENNIPPLFPQLRGQLSWSPLDTKEYHLMSSDVLQVYLMAWISDVNINVHRIKEIFSIIEEEAPIKFS from the exons ATGCATATCTCAATCACAG TTTTTTTTAGATACATGTCGTCAGTGAACTTGGGTGCTGCGAATGACATGCCGGAAATTCGAGAGAAGGCATGCCAAAAATTGGCTCATAAGCAG GAAACATATGGAAACTATCTTCTCTCATCGTACAAGAATATG GTACTCACAGTTGCTGAATTGGTTAAGTCCGCACACTCTTTCCGATGTTTCCTTAAAGGACCAGTTGCTGGCCCTCTGTCGCAATTTGGTGATAGTCCTGAACATGAGAATGATAGTGGAGATGGTGGTGGAGTACCAGTTTTTACATTGTTTTCAATCTCACAATTTG AAAATCTTGCATGGGAGCTAGTTGAGATGTTTGTATCAGAGTTAAGCTTGAAG CGGTTCCTGGTGGTTGAGTTTCTCTCACTTAGATGTGAAGGTGCAGGACGGGGTAATAAGATACAGTGGTCAGATGAACTATATATTGGAGAATTTGATGAACTAAAGATTAGTGGTCTATGCACTGAAAATAATATCCCACCTCTGTTTCCACAATTAAGAGGTCAACTATCTTGGAGTCCCTTAGACACAAAGGAATATCATCTTATGAGCAGTGATGTTTTGCAG GTGTACTTGATGGCCTGGATTTCCGATGTAAATATTAATGTACATAG GATAAAGGAAATATTCAGTATCATTGAAGAAGAAGCACCGATCAAATTTTCTTGA
- the LOC122031794 gene encoding uncharacterized protein LOC122031794 isoform X3: protein MAAPATPLPSSKGVESQNPNCSSNSPSMFLSPSPLRLWRPATQRNVRNQWLKLFSSKIQWASAMSEGRSHATSLVNAYLNHRYMSSVNLGAANDMPEIREKACQKLAHKQETYGNYLLSSYKNMVLTVAELVKSAHSFRCFLKGPVAGPLSQFGDSPEHENDSGDGGGVPVFTLFSISQFENLAWELVEMFVSELSLKRFLVVEFLSLRCEGAGRGNKIQWSDELYIGEFDELKISGLCTENNIPPLFPQLRGQLSWSPLDTKEYHLMSSDVLQDKGNIQYH, encoded by the exons ATGGCAGCTCCTGCCACTCCGCTTCCCTCTTCAAAGGGTGTTGAGTCTCAAAATCCTAATTGTAGTAGCAACTCTCCTTCAATGTTCTTATCACCCTCACCATTACGCTTATGGAGGCCAGCGACTCAAAGGAATGTGAGGAATCAATGGTTGAAATTGTTCTCAAGCAAGATTCAGTGGGCCAGCGCCATGTCAGAGGGGAGATCACATGCTACCTCACTTGTAAATGCATATCTCAATCACAG ATACATGTCGTCAGTGAACTTGGGTGCTGCGAATGACATGCCGGAAATTCGAGAGAAGGCATGCCAAAAATTGGCTCATAAGCAG GAAACATATGGAAACTATCTTCTCTCATCGTACAAGAATATG GTACTCACAGTTGCTGAATTGGTTAAGTCCGCACACTCTTTCCGATGTTTCCTTAAAGGACCAGTTGCTGGCCCTCTGTCGCAATTTGGTGATAGTCCTGAACATGAGAATGATAGTGGAGATGGTGGTGGAGTACCAGTTTTTACATTGTTTTCAATCTCACAATTTG AAAATCTTGCATGGGAGCTAGTTGAGATGTTTGTATCAGAGTTAAGCTTGAAG CGGTTCCTGGTGGTTGAGTTTCTCTCACTTAGATGTGAAGGTGCAGGACGGGGTAATAAGATACAGTGGTCAGATGAACTATATATTGGAGAATTTGATGAACTAAAGATTAGTGGTCTATGCACTGAAAATAATATCCCACCTCTGTTTCCACAATTAAGAGGTCAACTATCTTGGAGTCCCTTAGACACAAAGGAATATCATCTTATGAGCAGTGATGTTTTGCAG GATAAAGGAAATATTCAGTATCATTGA
- the LOC122031794 gene encoding uncharacterized protein LOC122031794 isoform X2: MAAPATPLPSSKGVESQNPNCSSNSPSMFLSPSPLRLWRPATQRNVRNQWLKLFSSKIQWASAMSEGRSHATSLVNAYLNHRYMSSVNLGAANDMPEIREKACQKLAHKQETYGNYLLSSYKNMVLTVAELVKSAHSFRCFLKGPVAGPLSQFGDSPEHENDSGDGGGVPVFTLFSISQFENLAWELVEMFVSELSLKRFLVVEFLSLRCEGAGRGNKIQWSDELYIGEFDELKISGLCTENNIPPLFPQLRGQLSWSPLDTKEYHLMSSDVLQVYLMAWISDVNINVHR, translated from the exons ATGGCAGCTCCTGCCACTCCGCTTCCCTCTTCAAAGGGTGTTGAGTCTCAAAATCCTAATTGTAGTAGCAACTCTCCTTCAATGTTCTTATCACCCTCACCATTACGCTTATGGAGGCCAGCGACTCAAAGGAATGTGAGGAATCAATGGTTGAAATTGTTCTCAAGCAAGATTCAGTGGGCCAGCGCCATGTCAGAGGGGAGATCACATGCTACCTCACTTGTAAATGCATATCTCAATCACAG ATACATGTCGTCAGTGAACTTGGGTGCTGCGAATGACATGCCGGAAATTCGAGAGAAGGCATGCCAAAAATTGGCTCATAAGCAG GAAACATATGGAAACTATCTTCTCTCATCGTACAAGAATATG GTACTCACAGTTGCTGAATTGGTTAAGTCCGCACACTCTTTCCGATGTTTCCTTAAAGGACCAGTTGCTGGCCCTCTGTCGCAATTTGGTGATAGTCCTGAACATGAGAATGATAGTGGAGATGGTGGTGGAGTACCAGTTTTTACATTGTTTTCAATCTCACAATTTG AAAATCTTGCATGGGAGCTAGTTGAGATGTTTGTATCAGAGTTAAGCTTGAAG CGGTTCCTGGTGGTTGAGTTTCTCTCACTTAGATGTGAAGGTGCAGGACGGGGTAATAAGATACAGTGGTCAGATGAACTATATATTGGAGAATTTGATGAACTAAAGATTAGTGGTCTATGCACTGAAAATAATATCCCACCTCTGTTTCCACAATTAAGAGGTCAACTATCTTGGAGTCCCTTAGACACAAAGGAATATCATCTTATGAGCAGTGATGTTTTGCAG GTGTACTTGATGGCCTGGATTTCCGATGTAAATATTAATGTACATAG ATGA